Within the Mycetohabitans rhizoxinica HKI 454 genome, the region CGCGCGCCAGACCACGCGAGTTGGTAGACTGCTTGTCCGGCCGACAGGTTCTGTCCAGTGTCGGCTAGTTCCTGCGTAATTACCCCCTCGTGGTCAGCGACGAGCGTGGTATAGCCGAGCTGATCCTTCGCCAGCGCGGCTTGCTGAGCGGCGACATCGCGCTGCGCGAGGGCCGCGGCATGGTTGTCCTCGGTTTGCTCCAGTTGCAGCTTGCTAATCAGGTTTGACTGCGCTTGCGCGCGGTCGCGCTCGAGCTGCTGCCGGGCGAACAGCAGCCGGTGTTCGGCCGCGCGCAACTGTGCGGCGGCGCTCGCGGCGTTCTTGCGCGCATCGGCGGGATCGAGTTGCGCGACGATCTGACCGGCGTGCACGGCGTCGCCCAGATGGACCCGGCGCTCGATCAGTTTGCCGCCGACGCGAAACGACAGCGGCGTCGAGAATCGTGCGGCCACCTCGCCGGGAACGGTTGTCGCGGCCATGGCGCCGGCTGTGGCGCTGTGCACGGTAGCCGCCACGACCGGTCGAGCGGGCGCGGCCGGTGCAGCACGGTCGCGGCACGCGTTAAGCAGCACGAGCGCGCTCAGCACGCTGGCGATGGCGGTGCCGCACGGCGCCAGGCGCGGGCGACGACGTGAGGCGGAAGGCAAGACAAGAGCTTTCACGGCAACTCCGGCGAGGGGCGACGGACGCAATGAGCCGATGCGTCGCCCGGACACGCCTGTGATGCGCGTGGCGCCGCATCTGCCCGCTAAATACTGGGTCGCATTTTAATGCACCGTCGTATCCGAATGCAAAGACGTATTTACGTGGCCGATGGTGATACCATACGTCCATGTCGATGTTTCGTGCCCGCCCCCGCCCCCGTACCCGGCTCACGCGAGAGCAAAGCCGAGAGCAGACGCGTCAGCGTCTGATGGATGCTGCGCAGACGCTTTTTATAAAGAAAGGATTCGACGCGTCCAGCGTCGAGGACGTCGCCGCGGCAGCCGGCTACACGCGTGGGGCGTTCTATTCGAACTTCAAGGACAAGGCGGAGTTGCTGCTGGCGGTGCTGGAGCGCAATCACGGCGATATTCAGCAAAAGTTGCAGCGCATTTTCGATCTGCAGAGTAGCGCGCAGGACATCGAGGCGCGGATCTTGACGTACTATAGTACGCTGTACCGCGAGAACAAGTGTTTCCTGGTGTGGATGCAGGCGCGGTTGCTGGCCACGCGTGACGCGAAGTTTCGCGCGCGACTCAATGCGCTGTCGCAGCAGACCCGCTCGGACATCGCGCACTTCATCGATGCACTCTGCGCGCGCCGGCGCATCAGGTCGGTCGTGTCGGCCGCGCAACTCGCGCTTGGCCTGGTGGCGCTGTGCGACGGCATCCAGTTCTTCCACGCGTCGGATCCGCACGTGACCGACGAAATGACAGAGAAGGTGCTGGCGGCGTTCTTCAGCGCGGCGGTGTTCGGTCATCGGGCGGCAGGGCCCCGCTGAGTGCGTCGCCGCGCGCATACACGCTAGGCGGATAGGCCGGGGCCCGCGGCACTGCCGATCCAGCGCGCGACCGACTGCGGATCCGGGTAGTCACGCTCGGGCAGCGCCTGCAGCGCGAGCAATACGTCGTTGCTGGCACCCGCCGAGCAGGCAGCAGCCACCAGCGTATCCCGCGTGGCCGGGTAGCGCACGTTGCGCAGCGTCTGGCTGATTTGTTGGTCGATTGGGTCGGTGGTGCTCATTCGTTAGGTCTCCAGATGAAACAACAGGGGGGTAGGCGCATTGGCGATACCGTGCCGCTCATGTTCGGATCTTGACATGCCGCGCGAGCTTGGCGGCAGCGTTGGGCACACCGCTGTCGCACGGCACGATGGCGACGAGCGGCGTGCTGACAATGGCCGCGGCCAGTGCCGCCATCGGATGTGACACGGTCAGATTCATGGCGTCGGTCCTCCACTGAAGCGCAATGGCGATGCTTACGCAACCTGCGTGCCCGTGTTCCTCGAGGGCACGCGCCGCGCTGCGCGCCGGCATGCGGTCAACGGACCGCGTCGAACAGCGTCCACGGCTGGGACGCGCGATCGCGCATGTAACCGTTGAGCCAATTCCACTGTGGATGGCGGCGCATAAACGCTTGTGCGTCGAACGGCCGGCCGCATGGGTGACCCCAGCGGGCCCACAATTCGAGCCGCACCGCCATGTCGCTGTCGACCACCTTGCCGTCGTTGGCCCCCCACGGATTGAACGGACCCTGAGTGGCGCCGCCAAAGCGTGCGTCGTCCAGTTCCAGATGGCCGCAGAGGGTGCGCGAACTCGGATGATCATCGCGGTCGAGGTACACATCGTAATGGTCGGCGATGATTTCTTTGGCCAGTTCAACATCGATCCGGCCGTGGTGCTTTTCCATCAGTTGCATCCAGCGCAGTCGGCGCGCACCATTGCGCCGCACGTCGTTGTAGTCGTCCCCCTCGCTGACGCATTCCTGGTTGCGAATCTTCAGGTCATTGGCCGTGTTGAAGCCGCTGTAAAAGCCATCCTTGGTGACCTCGAACCCGGAATAATGCAGCCCGAGTTCATAGCGCGCGATTTCGCCGGTTTTGGTGTCGCCAAGCAGCCAACTGTTCGCGTAGCCGCCGTTGTTGTCGGTCGCGAAGCGCTCGCACCACGAGCCGATGCTATCCGCGTACTGAGTCGCCTTGCGCGAGCGGTAGAATTCCGGCGAGCCGGAGGTGTTGTAGCCGACAAAATTGGAGATCGTCGTCTCGGTCACCATTAGGCCCGCCGACGTGATCCAGAAGTCCGTCAGGCTGGAGATGCAGCCGGGCAGCCCCTGCATTAGGATCCGGTTGCCCTGCTCGGGCACGATATCGAAGATCACGTTGAACGCATCGCCAACCGCATAGCGGTCCCACGAGTTGTGCGCCATCACGATGCGACCATCGCGCGTGGCGCTGCCGGTTGCAATGAACGCACTGCAGTGATGGCCGAGGCGCCCGCGCCATGGCTTGCCGGCAAGCTGTGGCCGTGTTTGGCTGACATGCGTGGGCCACCAGCTTTGCAGCAGGTCCATGTAGCCGTTCCAGGCGAGCACCAGTTCGTAGGGCATCTGCGCGCCATCGGCAATGCCGCGCATCTCGGCGGTGAACTCGTCATCGACACGGTCGGTGAACTGATCGATTGCAGCGTTCACAAAGGTGTCGAACTCCTCGCCAGTGTCCCACTTGGCCAGGTATTGCGCGGTGCGGATCGCGCTGCTGATCTCGCGGGCGAGTAATTGGCCGTGCTGCAGGCCGCGCTCGTACGGCGCGCCCTCGATATGCACGAAGATCCAGCCGGCCTGGTCGCGCCGCAGTGTAGGAATCGATTGTTCGGACATGTCGCACCCTCCGAATCCATTGTAGTGAATCCGTTGCGCTTTGCCATCGCGGCGGCGCGCCGCACGTGGCGTGGCTCAGTCGCTGGCATTCATCTGGAAGTATGCCTGCAGCAGCGCGGTTTTGTAGACTACGCCTAGCAATTTAGGCGCCTGCGTCGATGCGACGACAGGTAGCCGCTCGCCTTGGAAAGCGAGAAAGTGCTGCAACGCGGCGGCAAGCGGCATGTCCGGTGTCAGCGCGGCGAAATCTCGGCGCAGGTAGTCGCGCGCGCGGCGCTCGCGCGGACCGTGCTTGTCGAGCAGGTCGGAGGTGATGTCCTTTAACGCGACCACGCCCTGGAACCAGCCGGCGGCGTCGACGATATAGATGTACTTGACCGGATACTCGAGAAAGACACGCGTCATGTCCGCCACGCTCGCGTCCAGGCCAAGGACAGTGTCGGCCGGGCGCACCAGTTCGCGCATCTGCGTGGCCTTCAGGCGCAGCCGTTCACGACGTTCGCGGTTGCGCCGCAGCGTGACCTCGTACATGGAGGTCTCGGCCAGGGCCCGCGCGATGAAATAGGCGATCACGCTGGCTAGCATCAACGGCAGCACGACCTGGTAGCTGAGCGTCATCTCGAAGATCATCAGGATCGCCATCAATGGCGCATGGGTCGCTGCCGCGAGGAAAGCGCCCATCCCGACGATCGCATACGCGAGTGGCGCCGACGTGGCGAGCGGCAAGTGCGCATGGGCCGCGAGTCCGTAAATCGCACCGAGCGCCGCGCCGACGAACAGCGTTGGCGTGAAAATACCGCCGACCGCGCCTGAGCCGGCTGTCGCGCAGGTCGCCGCCACCTTGAGCACCAGCACTGCAACGAGCGCTTGCCAGGTCCACGGCTGGTGCAGGATGGCGTTCACCACGCTATAGCCATTGCCCCACACTTGCGGTGCCTGGATCGACAAGGCACCCACTAACGCGCCGCCCAGCGCGAGCCGCCAGGGCAGGGGCGCTATCCATCGGCCGAACAGCCTGCGCGATGCGCTCAGCAAAAGCAGGAACGCCGGCGCGAGCATCCCGCACAGGATGCCGAGCCCGACGAACCACAGCACTTCGAGGCCGGAGATGGCCGGAAAGGGCGGCATCTCGTAGGGCGCTTGGTAGCCGGACAATGCACGCATCGTGACATTGGCGACCACGGATGACACGATGATCGGCCCGAAGCTCTCCATCGCGATCGAGCCCAGCACGATTTCGGTGACGAACAGCGCGCCGGCGATCGGGGCGCTGTACGCGGACGTGATGCCGGCCGCGGCGCCGCACGCTACCAGCAAGCGCAGACGTTCGGGGTCGACATGCACGAGGCGGCCGAGCAGCGACGCGCTGAGCGCGGCAAGCTGCACCATCGAGCCCTCGCGGCCGATCGAGCCACCGGAGACGATCGTGACTAGCGACGAGCCGCTGCGCCACAGGCTTTGTCGCACGGGTACCACCCCTTCGCCGATGGTCATCGCTTCCATATAGTCGGCATGGCCCTTGCCATCGTCGTTGCGCCGGGCCGCCAGCAGTAGCATGCCGGCCACGGCGCCTCCAGCGCTGGGCAGCGCGAGCCGCGCGTACCACGGCAAGTCGCGCGCGATCTGCACCAATCCGCTCGCATTGGGGTCGATGAGCGATTCCAGCCAGTCGATGCCGAGGCGGAACACGAGGGTCGCGGCTGCGCCGACCAAGCCGGCGAGGGTAGCCCACAGCAGCATCGTATGCTTGTCGGACAGCTTGAACAGGCGTTGCGCACGGGTGCGCAGCCTGAGCAAGAAGGCCAGTACGGCGCGGTGACGATGGGTCAACGCGTGTCCAATTCCGCGTAGTGCCGGAACACGCACG harbors:
- a CDS encoding ClcB-like voltage-gated chloride channel protein, with translation MTHRHRAVLAFLLRLRTRAQRLFKLSDKHTMLLWATLAGLVGAAATLVFRLGIDWLESLIDPNASGLVQIARDLPWYARLALPSAGGAVAGMLLLAARRNDDGKGHADYMEAMTIGEGVVPVRQSLWRSGSSLVTIVSGGSIGREGSMVQLAALSASLLGRLVHVDPERLRLLVACGAAAGITSAYSAPIAGALFVTEIVLGSIAMESFGPIIVSSVVANVTMRALSGYQAPYEMPPFPAISGLEVLWFVGLGILCGMLAPAFLLLLSASRRLFGRWIAPLPWRLALGGALVGALSIQAPQVWGNGYSVVNAILHQPWTWQALVAVLVLKVAATCATAGSGAVGGIFTPTLFVGAALGAIYGLAAHAHLPLATSAPLAYAIVGMGAFLAAATHAPLMAILMIFEMTLSYQVVLPLMLASVIAYFIARALAETSMYEVTLRRNRERRERLRLKATQMRELVRPADTVLGLDASVADMTRVFLEYPVKYIYIVDAAGWFQGVVALKDITSDLLDKHGPRERRARDYLRRDFAALTPDMPLAAALQHFLAFQGERLPVVASTQAPKLLGVVYKTALLQAYFQMNASD
- a CDS encoding efflux RND transporter periplasmic adaptor subunit; this translates as MKALVLPSASRRRPRLAPCGTAIASVLSALVLLNACRDRAAPAAPARPVVAATVHSATAGAMAATTVPGEVAARFSTPLSFRVGGKLIERRVHLGDAVHAGQIVAQLDPADARKNAASAAAQLRAAEHRLLFARQQLERDRAQAQSNLISKLQLEQTEDNHAAALAQRDVAAQQAALAKDQLGYTTLVADHEGVITQELADTGQNLSAGQAVYQLAWSGARDVICDLPERTLAFIGLGAKASVTLAALPGQAFTATLRELAPCADPASRTYRAKLTLELPHGGADTVRLGMTARVAFQPDATRAALNHDIVLPATALFHQNERPAVWVIRANAASRDAGQPRDAHKQDVGTLELRPVTVSHYTERSVVVSAGLTDGERVVLRGVHTVSAGEQVKPVAPLHPEDFAL
- a CDS encoding C45 family autoproteolytic acyltransferase/hydolase, yielding MSEQSIPTLRRDQAGWIFVHIEGAPYERGLQHGQLLAREISSAIRTAQYLAKWDTGEEFDTFVNAAIDQFTDRVDDEFTAEMRGIADGAQMPYELVLAWNGYMDLLQSWWPTHVSQTRPQLAGKPWRGRLGHHCSAFIATGSATRDGRIVMAHNSWDRYAVGDAFNVIFDIVPEQGNRILMQGLPGCISSLTDFWITSAGLMVTETTISNFVGYNTSGSPEFYRSRKATQYADSIGSWCERFATDNNGGYANSWLLGDTKTGEIARYELGLHYSGFEVTKDGFYSGFNTANDLKIRNQECVSEGDDYNDVRRNGARRLRWMQLMEKHHGRIDVELAKEIIADHYDVYLDRDDHPSSRTLCGHLELDDARFGGATQGPFNPWGANDGKVVDSDMAVRLELWARWGHPCGRPFDAQAFMRRHPQWNWLNGYMRDRASQPWTLFDAVR
- a CDS encoding DUF2795 domain-containing protein — translated: MSTTDPIDQQISQTLRNVRYPATRDTLVAAACSAGASNDVLLALQALPERDYPDPQSVARWIGSAAGPGLSA
- a CDS encoding TetR/AcrR family transcriptional regulator; translated protein: MSMFRARPRPRTRLTREQSREQTRQRLMDAAQTLFIKKGFDASSVEDVAAAAGYTRGAFYSNFKDKAELLLAVLERNHGDIQQKLQRIFDLQSSAQDIEARILTYYSTLYRENKCFLVWMQARLLATRDAKFRARLNALSQQTRSDIAHFIDALCARRRIRSVVSAAQLALGLVALCDGIQFFHASDPHVTDEMTEKVLAAFFSAAVFGHRAAGPR